The proteins below are encoded in one region of Salmo salar chromosome ssa02, Ssal_v3.1, whole genome shotgun sequence:
- the LOC123729277 gene encoding piggyBac transposable element-derived protein 4-like: MYTFLVTVLLMGIVKKNSLRDYWSTDPMFATPFFATLFSQDRFLILLRCLHFVNNATAILSDPLYKIRIVLISLTSAFGRVFVPYKDLCIDESLMLWKGRLVFRQYIPSKRHRFGVKFFVMCDVKTGYVLDIIVYTGSTTDIKHYEGLGVSGSVVMTMLAPHLGKGHTLYVDNWYSSPTLFQHLLSNSTGACGTVRSNRKGMPAFGCRKMQRGEVEFQENGQQLAVKWHDKRDVHVLSTVHTATMSATGKVDHLTGERKIKPDCVLDYNLKMGAVDKADMINSFVECTRKTTKCYKKIFFQLIDTAVLNGSIVHRQLTGKVITYQKYRENLMRELLEEHHTPRRPSTGGRPALDNPLRLTARHFPCKVPQTAAQGSRTRRHCKVCLSGARRSKQRKMTKYMCLACDTPLCISPCFEEYHMLKHY, encoded by the exons atgtataccttcctggtgacagtcctcctcatggggatagtaaagaagaactccctaagagactactggagcacagatcctatgtttgcaactcccttctttgccaccctcttttcccaagaccgcttcctaattctgctgcgatgcctgcatttcgtcaacaatgctactgccatcctaagtgacccgttatacaaaataagaattgttcttatcagcctgacATCAGCATTTGGTCGGGTCTTTGTGCCATACAAGGACCTATGCATTGATGAGTCCCTGATGTTATGGAAAGGTAGGCTGGTGTTCCGTCAATATATTCCCTCCAAAAggcacaggtttggggtcaagttCTTTGTCATGTGCGACGTGAAGACAGGATATGTCCTGGATATTATAGTGTACACAGGGTCTACCACTGACATCAAACATTATGAGGGGCTTGGGGTGTCTGGGTCCGTGGTGATGACCATGCTGGCTCCTCATCTCGGCAAGGGACACACTTTGTACGTGGACAATTGGTACAGCAGTCccacactcttccagcatctgctctccaacagcacaggggcctgtggcacagtcaggtcgaacaggaaggggatgccggcattcggatgcaggaagatgcagagaggggaggtggagttccaggagaacggtcaacagctggcagtaaagtggcatgacaaaagagacgtccatgtcctctccactgtccatacagcaaccatgtcggccacagggaaggtggaccacctgacgggagagagaaagataaaaccAGATTGTGTGCTagactataacctcaaaatgggggccgtggataaggcggacatgataaacagctttgtggaatgcactcggaaAACGACCAAGTGCTATAAGAAGATATTTTTCCAGCTGATCGACACTGCTGTCCTCAACGGCAGCATAGTTCACCGCCAACTAAcag GTAAAGTAATTACCTACCAAAAATACAGAGAGAACCTCATGAGAGAGCTGTTGGAGGAGCACCACACCCCTCGGCGCCCCTCCACTGGGGGTCGCCCTGCTTTAGACAATCCCCTACGCCTCACTGCACGGCATTTTCCCTGCAAAGTCCCTCAAACTGCTGCTCAAGGTAGTCGCACACGGAGGCACTGCAAAGTCTGCCTGTCTGGCGCCAGGAGAAGTAAGCAGAGGAAGATGAcaaaatacatgtgtttagcttgtGATACACCTCTATGTATTTCACCATGCTTTGAGGAGTATCACATGCTCAAGCATtattga